A genomic stretch from Paenibacillus thermoaerophilus includes:
- the glsA gene encoding glutaminase A, with amino-acid sequence MSPDPQLQSLRERLPQWMDASRGKAAEGRVASYIPELAKAPADALGVCVLAADGSSVFAGDCGLPFTMQSISKVFTLLLALKDKGETGVFARVGMEPTGDDFNSMLKLELVEPGKPFNPLINAGAIAVTSLIDGATPADKFSRVLAFFREVADDPTLDYNEAVYHSESATAHRNRSLAYFLKDNGVLSENDEVEDVLEVYFKHCAVETTCRNLARMALVLAFDGTDPISGRELIPRRYVQIAKTFMVTCGMYNASGEFAIRAGLPAKSGVSGGILTLVPGRFGIGVVGPSLNGKGNSIAGVHLLETMSSHFDWSIF; translated from the coding sequence ATGTCCCCAGACCCCCAATTGCAATCGCTCCGCGAGCGGCTGCCCCAATGGATGGACGCCAGCCGCGGCAAAGCGGCGGAAGGCCGCGTCGCTTCCTATATTCCGGAGCTTGCCAAAGCGCCTGCCGACGCTCTGGGCGTATGCGTGCTCGCGGCCGATGGTTCGTCCGTGTTCGCGGGCGATTGCGGGCTGCCGTTCACGATGCAGAGCATCTCCAAGGTGTTCACCCTGCTGCTTGCGCTCAAGGACAAGGGCGAGACGGGCGTCTTCGCCCGAGTCGGCATGGAGCCGACCGGCGACGATTTCAACTCGATGCTGAAGCTCGAGCTCGTCGAGCCCGGCAAGCCGTTTAACCCGCTGATTAACGCGGGGGCCATCGCCGTCACTTCCTTGATCGACGGCGCCACGCCCGCCGATAAATTTTCCCGGGTGCTGGCTTTTTTCCGCGAGGTCGCGGACGACCCGACGCTGGACTACAACGAAGCGGTCTACCATTCCGAATCGGCGACGGCCCACCGCAACCGGTCGCTGGCGTATTTCTTGAAGGATAACGGCGTGTTGTCGGAGAATGACGAGGTCGAGGACGTGCTGGAGGTTTACTTCAAGCATTGCGCGGTTGAGACGACCTGCCGCAATCTGGCGCGCATGGCGCTTGTCCTCGCTTTCGACGGAACGGATCCGATCTCCGGCCGCGAGCTGATTCCCCGCCGCTACGTGCAGATCGCCAAGACGTTTATGGTCACCTGCGGCATGTACAACGCATCGGGGGAATTCGCCATCCGCGCGGGCTTGCCGGCGAAAAGCGGCGTGTCCGGCGGCATACTGACGCTGGTCCCGGGCCGCTTCGGCATCGGCGTCGTAGGGCCTTCCCTGAACGGCAAGGGCAACAGCATCGCCGGCGTCCACTTGCTGGAGACGATGTCGTCCCACTTCGACTGGAGCATATTCTAG
- a CDS encoding SOS response-associated peptidase, translating into MCGRYTLAADLAVLLARFDVDVAVWPHEPRYNIAPGQQVPAIVETASGTRRLGALRWGLVPSWANDPRIGSRLLNARAETAAAKPAFRDALARRRCLIPADGFYEWDKRGGGKQPLRFLPKDGGLFAMAGLYETWTSPDGAKLHTCTILTTAPNELVAPIHDRMPVILSPEAESLWLDRRVTDASALAPLLKPYPGERMTAYPVNPSVGRVGFDDPSCLQPLA; encoded by the coding sequence ATGTGCGGAAGATATACGCTCGCGGCCGATCTGGCTGTTCTGCTTGCAAGATTCGACGTCGACGTGGCCGTCTGGCCGCACGAGCCCCGGTACAACATCGCTCCGGGCCAGCAAGTTCCGGCGATCGTCGAGACCGCTTCGGGGACCCGGCGGCTGGGCGCCCTGCGCTGGGGGCTCGTTCCCTCCTGGGCGAACGACCCCCGGATCGGCTCCCGGCTGCTGAACGCTCGGGCCGAGACGGCGGCGGCGAAGCCGGCGTTCCGGGATGCGCTTGCGCGCCGGCGCTGCCTGATCCCCGCCGACGGCTTCTACGAGTGGGACAAGCGGGGCGGCGGCAAGCAGCCCCTGCGGTTTCTGCCGAAGGACGGCGGACTGTTCGCGATGGCGGGCTTGTACGAGACGTGGACATCGCCGGACGGCGCCAAGCTTCACACCTGCACGATCCTGACGACCGCGCCCAACGAGCTGGTCGCCCCGATCCACGACCGGATGCCGGTTATCTTGTCCCCGGAGGCGGAGTCGCTCTGGCTGGACCGGCGGGTGACGGACGCTTCCGCCCTGGCCCCGCTGCTGAAGCCTTATCCGGGGGAACGCATGACCGCCTATCCCGTGAATCCGTCGGTCGGCCGCGTCGGCTTCGACGATCCGTCCTGTCTTCAGCCGCTCGCATAA
- a CDS encoding ABC transporter permease: protein MGPKIPIDRWIERIVDAAESRLSFLFDGLSVFIKAIVGGFSAIFHALPPIVLILLFAALSYKLGRWRLALFTLIGLALIENLGYWAATMDTLALVLASALLSVAIGIPAGIWIGRSDSARNVITPVLDFMQTMPAFVYLIPAVTFFGLGVVPGVIASVIFAMPPTIRMTSLGIRQVSPELTEAADAFGSTPGQKLWKVQLPLAVPSIMAGINQTIMLALSMVVIASMIGAQGIGAEVYRAVTQIKTGKGFEAGLAIVILAILLDRLTQRVIQSNKRRG, encoded by the coding sequence ATGGGGCCTAAAATACCGATCGACCGTTGGATCGAACGTATCGTCGATGCGGCGGAGAGCCGGCTGTCGTTCCTGTTTGACGGGTTGTCCGTCTTCATCAAAGCGATCGTCGGAGGTTTTTCCGCGATTTTTCACGCGCTGCCTCCGATCGTGCTGATTTTGCTGTTCGCCGCCTTGAGCTACAAGCTTGGACGGTGGCGTTTGGCCTTATTCACGCTGATCGGCCTGGCGCTGATCGAAAACTTGGGGTACTGGGCCGCGACGATGGACACGTTGGCGTTGGTCTTGGCATCGGCGCTGCTTTCCGTCGCCATCGGGATACCGGCGGGAATCTGGATCGGCCGCAGCGACTCCGCGAGGAACGTCATCACGCCTGTGCTTGATTTTATGCAGACGATGCCTGCCTTCGTCTATCTGATCCCGGCGGTTACGTTTTTCGGCCTCGGCGTGGTGCCGGGCGTAATCGCCTCCGTCATCTTCGCCATGCCGCCGACGATCCGCATGACGAGTCTGGGCATTCGTCAAGTGTCGCCCGAGCTGACGGAGGCGGCCGACGCGTTCGGATCGACGCCGGGCCAGAAGCTGTGGAAGGTGCAGCTTCCGCTGGCCGTGCCGTCCATCATGGCGGGCATCAACCAGACGATCATGCTGGCGCTGTCGATGGTCGTCATCGCCTCCATGATCGGGGCCCAGGGCATCGGAGCGGAAGTGTACCGGGCCGTTACCCAGATTAAGACGGGGAAAGGCTTCGAAGCGGGACTGGCGATCGTCATTCTGGCCATCCTGCTGGATCGGCTGACCCAACGCGTCATTCAATCAAACAAAAGGAGAGGATGA
- a CDS encoding alpha/beta fold hydrolase, translating into MTISKTLADRKLPMDGFELAYGEFGQGRPLVLVHGFCGSSAYWRLTAPELARHFRVITPDLRGHGASGLPQNGGCSMEELAGDLARLIEKLALDRPIVLGHSLGGYAALALAETRSGVLGGFGLVHSTALPDSPEAQANRDRGIARIRGEGLRPYVEELVPKLFAPEHRESMADTVREMIEAGWATNPEGAVRTLEGMKRRPDRSAVLREAAVPVLLVAGERDAVVPPERTFVADGPHIRAVRLAKAGHMGMLETPDELVAAIRSFAEGV; encoded by the coding sequence ATGACCATAAGCAAAACGTTGGCAGACCGCAAACTGCCGATGGACGGATTCGAGCTCGCTTACGGCGAATTCGGCCAAGGCCGCCCTCTCGTGCTCGTTCACGGGTTTTGCGGCAGCTCCGCCTACTGGCGGTTAACCGCGCCTGAGCTGGCGCGTCATTTCCGCGTCATCACACCCGATCTGCGCGGTCACGGCGCGTCCGGTTTGCCGCAGAACGGCGGCTGTTCGATGGAAGAACTGGCCGGCGATCTGGCCCGATTAATCGAAAAGCTCGCGCTGGACCGGCCGATCGTGCTCGGCCATTCGCTGGGCGGGTACGCTGCGCTTGCGCTGGCCGAAACCCGAAGCGGCGTGCTGGGCGGATTCGGGCTCGTCCATTCGACGGCGCTGCCGGACAGCCCCGAGGCGCAGGCGAACCGGGATCGCGGCATCGCCCGCATTCGCGGGGAAGGGCTGCGCCCGTACGTCGAAGAGTTGGTGCCCAAGCTGTTTGCCCCGGAGCACCGGGAATCGATGGCCGATACGGTCCGCGAGATGATCGAAGCCGGTTGGGCGACGAATCCGGAGGGAGCCGTTCGCACGCTTGAGGGCATGAAGCGGCGCCCGGACCGGAGCGCGGTGCTGCGCGAGGCCGCCGTGCCCGTCCTGCTTGTCGCCGGCGAACGGGACGCCGTCGTGCCGCCGGAGCGCACCTTCGTGGCGGACGGACCGCATATACGCGCCGTTCGTTTGGCCAAAGCCGGGCACATGGGCATGCTGGAGACGCCAGATGAACTGGTCGCCGCCATCCGGTCGTTCGCCGAGGGCGTGTAG
- a CDS encoding quaternary amine ABC transporter ATP-binding protein: MAIIEAEGLTKIFGPAPDHALALLAEGWSKERIYKETKHTVGVNRVDFAIEPGEIFVIMGLSGSGKSTLVRMLNRLIEPTAGTVRIKGKDLVGMSEEELRKVRREQIGMVFQKFALFPHRSVAENVEYGLEIQGVPKKERRAKALEALKLVGLEAWADSFPDQLSGGMQQRVGLARALANDPDILLMDEAFSALDPLIRKDMQDELLDLQEKMQKTIVFITHDLDEALRIGDRIALMKDGSIVQIGTPEEIMIHPANAYVERFVEDVDLSKVLTAAHVMRRPETVGHDRGPRVALQLMRDSGLSNLFVVDRSKRLIGVITADDASRAVKEGLSLDEIVVRDAPSVKPDRLLCELFEICGTSRYPVAVVDDNNRLMGVIVRGAVLGALAGHVQRNGGIVDGA, from the coding sequence ATGGCAATTATCGAAGCGGAAGGACTTACGAAAATTTTCGGACCTGCGCCCGACCATGCCCTGGCCCTGCTCGCGGAGGGTTGGAGCAAGGAACGCATTTACAAAGAGACGAAGCATACCGTGGGCGTCAACCGCGTGGACTTTGCGATCGAACCCGGCGAAATTTTCGTGATCATGGGCCTGTCGGGGAGCGGAAAATCCACGCTCGTCCGGATGCTGAACCGGCTGATCGAGCCGACTGCCGGAACCGTCCGGATCAAGGGTAAAGATCTGGTCGGCATGAGCGAGGAGGAGCTCCGCAAGGTGCGCAGGGAGCAAATCGGCATGGTCTTCCAGAAGTTCGCCTTGTTCCCTCACCGGTCCGTCGCGGAAAACGTCGAATACGGACTCGAGATTCAAGGCGTGCCGAAGAAGGAACGCCGGGCGAAGGCGCTGGAAGCCTTGAAGCTCGTCGGGCTGGAGGCGTGGGCGGACAGTTTTCCCGACCAGCTTAGCGGAGGCATGCAGCAACGCGTCGGCCTGGCCCGCGCGCTTGCCAACGATCCCGACATCCTGCTGATGGACGAAGCGTTCAGCGCGCTGGACCCGCTTATCCGGAAGGATATGCAGGATGAACTGCTCGATCTCCAGGAAAAGATGCAGAAAACGATCGTCTTCATCACCCACGATCTTGACGAGGCGCTGAGGATCGGAGACCGGATCGCCCTGATGAAGGACGGCTCGATCGTCCAGATCGGAACGCCGGAGGAGATTATGATCCACCCGGCCAACGCCTACGTCGAGCGGTTCGTGGAAGACGTCGACCTGTCCAAGGTGCTGACCGCGGCCCATGTGATGCGGCGGCCCGAGACCGTCGGTCACGACCGCGGCCCGCGCGTCGCTCTTCAGCTCATGAGGGACAGCGGTTTGTCGAACCTGTTCGTGGTCGACCGCAGCAAGCGCCTCATCGGCGTGATTACGGCGGACGACGCGTCCCGCGCCGTCAAAGAAGGGCTGTCGCTGGACGAGATCGTCGTCAGAGACGCGCCTTCCGTCAAGCCCGACCGGCTGCTTTGCGAGCTGTTTGAAATTTGCGGCACCTCAAGATATCCCGTTGCCGTTGTCGACGACAACAACAGATTGATGGGCGTGATCGTCCGCGGAGCCGTATTGGGAGCGCTGGCCGGCCATGTCCAGAGGAACGGAGGGATCGTTGATGGGGCCTAA
- a CDS encoding GbsR/MarR family transcriptional regulator has protein sequence MNEPDLIIQKAQKRVIESIGRNMDLYGISLSTGLLYGLMFFQNKPMTLDEMGQAMEMSKTSMSTGIRTLVDLKMVNKVWEKGSRKDQYEVENDWHQTFTDFFAIKWRKAIEMNLQALRRSTAELEELASRYPEDESLQEKIGVNLGKMRHAISYYLWLERLIDTFESGEIYKLVPKEEPVRSH, from the coding sequence GTGAATGAACCCGATTTGATCATACAGAAGGCGCAAAAACGCGTCATTGAATCAATCGGACGGAATATGGATCTCTACGGCATCAGCTTGTCCACGGGACTGCTCTACGGCTTGATGTTCTTCCAGAACAAACCGATGACGCTGGACGAGATGGGACAAGCGATGGAAATGAGCAAGACCAGCATGAGCACGGGCATCCGCACGCTGGTCGATTTGAAAATGGTCAATAAGGTTTGGGAGAAAGGCTCGCGGAAAGATCAATACGAGGTAGAAAACGATTGGCACCAGACCTTCACCGATTTCTTCGCCATCAAATGGCGCAAAGCGATCGAGATGAACCTTCAGGCGCTGCGGCGGTCGACCGCCGAGCTGGAGGAGCTGGCCTCGCGTTATCCGGAAGATGAAAGCTTGCAGGAGAAGATCGGGGTCAATCTGGGGAAAATGCGTCACGCCATCTCCTATTATTTATGGCTGGAACGGCTGATCGACACGTTCGAGTCCGGCGAGATTTACAAGCTGGTTCCCAAGGAGGAGCCGGTCCGAAGCCATTGA
- the yyaC gene encoding spore protease YyaC: MSGRDFLKKLDERGLAEFLREWRQSLAKPEEIAYLCVGTDRSTGDALGPLVGSGLAAAGIGPVIGTLEAPCDADNLLDRLRELPEGYSVVAIDACLGHPSSVGKFVAYRGPLEPGRSLGRGFPPIGDCSVAGVVNAEGAKPYAVLQQTSLYRVMGMAEAIVRAVVSAVKD, from the coding sequence ATGAGCGGAAGGGACTTTCTCAAAAAGCTGGATGAGCGGGGACTGGCGGAATTTTTGCGGGAGTGGAGACAATCGCTGGCCAAGCCGGAAGAGATTGCGTACTTATGCGTCGGCACCGACCGGTCGACGGGCGACGCGCTGGGCCCGCTTGTCGGAAGCGGGCTTGCCGCCGCGGGAATCGGCCCTGTGATCGGCACGCTGGAAGCGCCCTGCGACGCGGACAATTTGTTGGACCGGTTGCGGGAGCTGCCGGAGGGCTATTCCGTCGTCGCGATCGACGCGTGTCTCGGCCATCCGTCGTCTGTCGGCAAATTCGTCGCGTACCGAGGGCCGCTGGAGCCCGGCCGGTCGCTCGGCCGCGGCTTTCCTCCGATCGGGGACTGCTCGGTGGCGGGTGTCGTCAACGCGGAAGGAGCGAAGCCTTACGCGGTGCTGCAGCAGACCTCGCTGTATCGGGTGATGGGCATGGCGGAGGCGATCGTGCGCGCCGTCGTCTCGGCGGTCAAAGATTAA
- a CDS encoding DUF2642 domain-containing protein, translating to MMKELLQTYVGSIVELDISGKKTPVRGKLIETGNDLIVLYNGTEYLYVPTLHIQRMSRSESVEKDLGWTVPAESPFEPQNELSYRKTLMNAKGVFTELYITGQQSVHGYVTSIMNDYFVYYSPVFHAVFVSLRHLKYLIPYMPDATPYALNQERFPLQPVGVTLARTFDQQLKKLEGQFVVLDLGENPNKIGLLKTFDYPMLELVTSKGESMLFHAEHVKTVHMP from the coding sequence ATGATGAAGGAATTGCTCCAGACTTATGTCGGATCGATCGTGGAGTTGGATATATCCGGGAAAAAAACGCCGGTTCGAGGCAAGCTGATCGAGACGGGCAACGATCTGATCGTCCTCTATAACGGCACCGAATATCTCTATGTGCCGACCTTGCACATCCAGCGCATGTCCCGATCCGAGTCCGTCGAAAAGGATCTGGGCTGGACGGTGCCGGCCGAGTCGCCGTTCGAACCCCAAAACGAGCTGTCTTACCGGAAAACGCTGATGAACGCGAAAGGGGTATTCACCGAACTTTATATTACCGGCCAGCAGTCCGTGCACGGGTATGTCACAAGCATCATGAACGATTACTTCGTGTACTATTCGCCGGTGTTTCATGCGGTATTTGTCTCGCTTCGGCATCTGAAATATTTGATTCCGTATATGCCCGATGCCACGCCTTATGCGCTGAATCAGGAACGGTTTCCGCTGCAGCCCGTCGGCGTAACGCTTGCCCGCACGTTCGACCAGCAGCTCAAAAAACTCGAAGGCCAGTTCGTCGTGCTTGATCTCGGCGAAAATCCGAACAAGATCGGCTTGCTGAAAACCTTCGATTACCCGATGCTGGAGTTGGTGACGAGCAAAGGGGAAAGCATGCTGTTCCATGCCGAACATGTCAAAACCGTTCATATGCCCTAG
- a CDS encoding M23 family metallopeptidase — MSRQRFGNRTAFGRIPGSGRQMSRLPVSRTWLWAGSGVLTVAVLGGLTLSAIGAKQAEQAVPVESRLDRSALRLDSPVASGNKPVKKPEEELPTLPERAGSVQIRRGQAAAEWRTAGLRNRMNIKLDEAAAIQERHRHTPNIWPADSRRITSGYGVRKDPIHHRPSFHNGLDIAGKTGDPVYAAADGKVLAAACDRLKGNYVLLEHGYGWRTLYMHLSAIETEAGALVAKGDRIGRVGSTGRSTGPHLHYEIHQNGKTVNPDSYLP; from the coding sequence ATGAGTCGACAAAGATTCGGCAACCGCACCGCCTTCGGGCGGATACCCGGCTCCGGCCGGCAAATGTCGCGTTTGCCCGTAAGCAGAACCTGGCTCTGGGCGGGCAGCGGCGTTTTGACCGTCGCCGTGCTCGGCGGCCTGACGCTGTCCGCGATCGGCGCGAAGCAAGCGGAACAGGCCGTGCCGGTCGAGAGTCGGCTCGACCGGAGCGCGCTTCGGCTCGATTCGCCGGTTGCAAGCGGGAACAAACCGGTTAAGAAGCCGGAGGAAGAGCTGCCGACGCTGCCCGAACGGGCCGGAAGCGTCCAGATCCGGCGGGGGCAGGCCGCGGCCGAATGGCGAACCGCCGGGCTCCGGAACCGGATGAACATAAAGCTCGACGAGGCTGCCGCGATTCAGGAGCGGCATCGGCACACCCCCAATATTTGGCCGGCCGACAGTCGGCGGATCACCTCCGGATACGGGGTCCGCAAAGACCCGATCCATCACCGGCCGTCCTTTCACAACGGGCTCGACATCGCGGGCAAGACAGGCGATCCGGTCTACGCCGCCGCCGACGGGAAGGTGCTGGCGGCCGCCTGCGACCGGCTGAAAGGAAACTACGTGCTGCTGGAGCACGGGTACGGATGGCGAACGCTCTATATGCACTTGAGCGCAATCGAGACCGAGGCCGGAGCGCTCGTCGCCAAAGGCGATCGAATCGGCCGCGTCGGATCGACGGGCCGCAGCACAGGGCCGCATCTGCACTACGAAATTCATCAAAACGGCAAAACGGTGAATCCCGATTCGTATTTGCCGTAA
- a CDS encoding DUF1128 domain-containing protein: MDLNVPAPEHLAHMIEGIKSKLRVATAASIKAEHFSLDHYADIKDLYDLVMGKERFSISEIEALCDELKHLKG, encoded by the coding sequence GTGGATTTGAACGTACCGGCGCCGGAGCATCTGGCGCATATGATCGAGGGAATCAAGAGCAAGCTGCGCGTCGCGACAGCCGCCTCCATCAAGGCGGAGCATTTCTCGCTGGACCACTACGCGGACATCAAGGACTTATACGATCTCGTCATGGGCAAGGAACGCTTCAGCATCAGCGAAATCGAAGCGTTGTGCGACGAGCTGAAACATCTGAAAGGATGA
- a CDS encoding glycine betaine ABC transporter substrate-binding protein, translating into MLAGCSSDGDQKDASIGKELNYEIIGIDPGAGIMKATAEAIEAYGLSDFKLVEGSGAAMTAALDKAYKDKKPIVVTGWTPHWKFSKYDLKYLDDPKNIYGGDEQIHTIVRKNLKTDHPSAYAMLDRFEWTADDMGKVMLAVNDGKKPEEAAADWVKENESKVKAWVEGLDKASGTKLKLAYVAWDSEIASTNVVKTVLEQELGYKVELLQVEAGPMWAGVAGGDADAIVAAWLPTTHQDYYNKYKDQVEDLGPNLKGTKIGLVVPAYMDIQSIEDLNQ; encoded by the coding sequence ATGCTGGCGGGATGCTCGTCCGATGGCGATCAGAAGGACGCCTCGATCGGGAAGGAATTGAATTACGAGATTATCGGCATCGACCCGGGCGCCGGCATTATGAAGGCGACGGCCGAGGCGATCGAAGCGTACGGCCTGAGCGACTTCAAGCTGGTCGAGGGATCGGGCGCGGCCATGACGGCCGCCTTGGACAAAGCCTACAAGGACAAAAAACCGATTGTCGTCACCGGGTGGACGCCGCACTGGAAATTCAGCAAGTACGATCTGAAATACCTCGACGATCCGAAAAACATCTACGGCGGGGACGAGCAGATCCACACGATCGTCCGCAAAAACCTGAAAACCGATCATCCGTCCGCTTATGCGATGCTGGATCGTTTCGAATGGACGGCGGACGATATGGGCAAAGTGATGCTGGCCGTCAACGACGGCAAAAAGCCCGAAGAGGCCGCTGCCGATTGGGTGAAGGAAAACGAAAGCAAAGTCAAGGCGTGGGTCGAAGGACTCGACAAAGCTTCCGGCACCAAGCTGAAGCTTGCGTATGTCGCCTGGGATTCGGAGATCGCCAGCACGAACGTGGTCAAAACCGTGCTGGAGCAGGAATTGGGCTACAAGGTCGAGCTTCTGCAGGTTGAAGCCGGTCCGATGTGGGCGGGCGTCGCCGGCGGAGACGCGGACGCGATCGTGGCGGCCTGGTTGCCGACGACGCACCAGGATTATTACAACAAATACAAAGACCAGGTCGAGGATCTCGGACCGAACCTGAAAGGAACCAAAATCGGACTGGTCGTTCCGGCTTATATGGATATTCAATCGATCGAAGACCTGAACCAATAA
- a CDS encoding CotH kinase family protein: protein MALPVLHVSISVSEEIKMQHNMWTRSFSRARLRRGSVQTPIRIRYRGGHTRNYPKKSYEMIIRGRTAHFNAEYDDPSLIRNALSFKFLEKIGLPSPKTRHYRIIWNGADKGVYLRLEAVKRRFFRIRGISCKSLMYASNDSANFSLICPDTGERKRSLFEGYTRVIGTARDEEKLKSFIWHLNTLEGAELYRYLNRRLDIGNYLRWLAGAVLTNNYDGFDQNYAIYEHRKSGKYRMIPWDYEGTWGRNCYGRRCSSEMVRIEGYNSLTEKLLRFPEVRSRYKKLLRRLLDRKFTVNYVMPIVNSLYRRISDDVAKDSTRPHDLSDFRAEPDVIRTFIRERRAFLLRELERMS from the coding sequence ATGGCACTGCCGGTGCTCCATGTGTCGATATCGGTGTCCGAGGAAATCAAAATGCAGCATAATATGTGGACCCGGTCGTTTTCCCGAGCGCGTCTGCGACGGGGGTCCGTCCAAACGCCGATCCGGATTCGATACCGCGGCGGACATACCCGCAATTACCCGAAAAAATCGTACGAGATGATCATCCGCGGCCGAACCGCTCATTTTAACGCCGAGTACGACGATCCCTCGCTGATTCGCAACGCCTTGTCTTTTAAATTTTTGGAAAAAATCGGACTGCCCAGCCCGAAAACCAGACACTACCGTATCATATGGAACGGAGCCGACAAGGGCGTGTACTTGCGCCTGGAGGCGGTAAAACGCAGATTTTTCCGCATTCGGGGCATCTCTTGCAAATCGCTGATGTACGCCAGCAACGACAGCGCCAACTTCTCGTTGATCTGTCCGGATACCGGCGAACGCAAGCGCTCGCTGTTCGAAGGATACACAAGGGTAATCGGAACCGCCCGCGACGAGGAAAAGCTCAAATCGTTTATTTGGCATCTGAACACGCTGGAAGGAGCCGAGCTGTACCGCTATCTCAACCGCCGCCTCGATATCGGCAATTATCTCAGATGGCTGGCGGGAGCCGTGCTGACCAACAACTACGACGGTTTCGACCAAAATTACGCCATATACGAGCACCGAAAGTCGGGCAAATACCGGATGATCCCCTGGGATTACGAAGGCACCTGGGGCCGCAACTGTTACGGACGCCGCTGCTCCAGCGAGATGGTTCGGATCGAAGGCTACAACTCGCTTACCGAAAAATTGCTGCGATTCCCGGAGGTGCGGAGCCGCTATAAAAAATTGCTGCGGCGTCTGCTTGACCGCAAATTCACGGTCAATTATGTGATGCCGATCGTCAACAGCCTCTACCGGCGAATCTCGGACGATGTCGCGAAGGACTCGACCCGGCCGCACGACCTGTCGGATTTCCGCGCCGAGCCGGATGTGATCCGGACGTTTATCCGCGAGCGCCGGGCGTTCCTGCTGCGCGAGCTCGAACGCATGTCCTGA
- a CDS encoding glycosyltransferase — protein MKKKIALIVRTVPRYRRRFYELLQAAMADKGMELVLIYSRPDDRDRRRHDYAELSWARLVEHRVYRLFGTEWYWQSLGETLKDAELIVVQNDYRLLANYLLLLQQKWGGRKVAYWEPCGAAKSDLGLERCASYLTGGVHPAGWIVGNPDRAQSLCRLGYPAERIAVVPEAIDIAGLSETRSRLDDRLLSRLRYEMGLTEEDAVCAFIGHMDAEKRIPFLLEACRLIRRAVPRFHMVFIGAGEEDVRIKRAAEQHDWIHYAGPRFESDKVPYLAVSKLLLLPGAVGLTVYDGILFRLPVVTTALTGNEPHIRSETRSCVVEGGEDVDGYAGTVIRLLQDTQAYKLAVNRICGIGPKDTVESMVESFLEGIAKAIG, from the coding sequence GTGAAGAAAAAAATAGCCCTGATAGTCAGAACCGTGCCCCGCTACCGCCGGCGCTTCTATGAGCTGCTCCAGGCGGCCATGGCGGATAAAGGCATGGAGCTTGTCCTGATCTACTCGCGGCCGGATGACCGGGATCGAAGGAGGCACGATTACGCGGAGCTGTCGTGGGCGAGATTGGTTGAGCATCGCGTTTACCGGTTGTTCGGAACGGAGTGGTATTGGCAGTCGCTGGGGGAGACGTTAAAGGATGCCGAACTCATCGTCGTGCAGAACGATTACCGGCTGCTGGCCAATTATCTGCTTCTGCTTCAGCAGAAGTGGGGCGGCCGCAAAGTCGCTTATTGGGAACCTTGCGGCGCGGCGAAGAGCGACCTGGGCTTGGAGCGGTGCGCGTCGTACTTGACCGGCGGAGTTCATCCGGCGGGCTGGATCGTCGGCAATCCGGACCGCGCGCAGTCGCTGTGCCGGCTCGGCTACCCGGCGGAGCGCATCGCCGTCGTGCCCGAGGCGATTGATATCGCGGGCCTGTCCGAGACCCGGTCCAGACTGGACGACCGGCTGCTCTCCCGTCTGCGGTACGAGATGGGGCTGACGGAAGAAGATGCGGTCTGCGCGTTTATCGGCCATATGGATGCGGAGAAGCGAATCCCTTTTTTGTTGGAAGCATGCCGGCTGATCCGCCGCGCGGTTCCCCGTTTTCATATGGTTTTTATCGGGGCCGGAGAGGAAGACGTCCGCATCAAGCGCGCGGCGGAGCAGCACGACTGGATTCATTATGCCGGTCCCCGGTTCGAATCGGACAAAGTGCCGTATCTCGCCGTGTCCAAGCTGCTGCTTCTGCCCGGCGCGGTTGGATTGACCGTTTACGACGGAATCTTGTTCAGGCTGCCGGTCGTGACGACGGCGCTGACCGGAAACGAGCCGCATATCCGGAGCGAGACGCGCTCGTGCGTCGTCGAAGGCGGAGAAGATGTCGACGGATACGCCGGCACCGTAATCCGGTTGCTGCAGGACACGCAAGCCTATAAACTTGCGGTGAACCGAATCTGCGGCATCGGCCCCAAGGATACGGTGGAGTCGATGGTGGAGTCGTTCCTCGAAGGAATCGCCAAAGCGATCGGATAA